The following proteins come from a genomic window of Ictalurus furcatus strain D&B chromosome 12, Billie_1.0, whole genome shotgun sequence:
- the LOC128615318 gene encoding zinc finger protein 883-like, giving the protein MQQLQNVEGLPSLISEALWCNGEAQHTEQTLLKMSTVKLVDFRKTRGLNAKIISEGNCHTGVPGKSSFHGDQQSLQAQVKMCSVRLVDCRKILNRKAIDEGDPEDGAHDHEYNSSGFTSSSESSKSYSDEWDQSTSQEQMIKRKSVGKVKFVKGSFALRPSGKHVLHVGQRTNQCSQCNKTFNNSSCLRSHQKVHTGEKPYKCTQCEKMFTQKSGLRIHQRVHSGEKPYQCTQCGKTFTQGSQLQRHQMVHTTVKASSQSEKTQVSNIKAHERVHPGKDCLCCKHCGKQFASSLGFQRHKNAHNQIEKNQCSECGQQFRHSLSLKVHKRIHTGDKPYKCSQCDKAFLNSSSLIVHQRVHTGEKPYHCDLCGKQFSQSTHLRTHQRVHTKVKPYVCSQCGKSFNQSSHLTVHKLLHTGQKPYCCPTCGNGFRTTNHLKLHQRTHTGEKPHRCSVCGLCFSQSSSLKQHMRIHTGDMPYKCSKCNRIFRQRSTLKYHEYLHT; this is encoded by the exons ATGCAGCAACTGCAGAATGTAGAGGGTCTGCCCAGTCTTATCTCAGAGGCTTTGTGGTGTAATGGTGAAGCTCAGCACACAGAACAAACTCTGTTAAAGATGTCTACAGTGAAACTGGTGGACTTCAGGAAAACACGGGGACTGAATGCAAAAATAATATCAGAAGGAAATTGTCATACTGGag TTCCAGGTAAATCCAGTTTTCATGGAGACCAGCAATCACTGCAGGCTCAGGTAAAGATGTGTTCTGTGAGACTGGTGGATTGTAGAAAAATACTAAACAGAAAAGCAATAGATGAGGGTGATCCAGAAGACGGGGCTCATGATCATGAATACAACAGCAGTGGTTTTACTTCCTCCA GCGAATCCAGCAAATCATATTCCGACGAATGGGATCAATCTACCTCTCAagaacaaatgatcaaaagaaAGAGCGTTGGAAAAGTTAAGTTTGTGAAGGGCTCCTTTGCATTACGTCCTTCAGGCAAACATGTACTTCATGTGGGACAAAGGACGAATCAGTGCAGCCAGTGCAATAAGACTTTTAATAATTCATCATGCTTGAGAAGTCATCAGAAAGTGCACACTGGGGAGAAGCCTTACAAGTGCAcacaatgtgaaaaaatgtttaCCCAAAAATCAGGCCTGCGAATTCACCAGAGAGTGCACTCTGGGGAGAAGCCTTACCAGTGCACACAGTGTGGTAAAACCTTCACACAAGGCTCACAACTCCAGAGACACCAGATGGTGCACACTACAGTAAAAGCCAGCTCTCAGTCTGAAAAGACGCAAGTATCAAATATTAAAGCGCATGAGCGTGTACATCCTGGTAAGGATTGTTTATGTTGCAAACACTGTGGAAAACAATTCGCAAGCTCATTAGGTTTTCAGAGGCATAAGAATGCACATAATCAGATAGAGAAAAATCAGTGCTCAGAGTGTGGTCAACAGTTCCGACATTCTTTGTCCCTGAAAGTTCACAAGAGAATACATACTGGGGACAAACCGTACAAGTGCTCTCAGTGTGATAAGGCATTTCTAAATTCTTCATCGCTTATAGTACACCAAAGGGTACACACTGGAGAAAAGCCTTACCACTGTGACCTGTGTGGAAAACAGTTTTCACAATCAACACATCTGCGAACCCACCAGAGAGTGCACACCAAAGTGAAGCCTTACGTCTGCTCTCAGTGCGGCAAGTCTTTCAATCAGTCATCACATCTTACAGTGCACAAACTATTGCACACCGGACAGAAGCCTTACTGCTGCCCCACCTGTGGCAATGGATTCAGAACAACCAACCACCTTAAGCTGCACCAGAGGACACACACTGGGGAAAAGCCGCACCGCTGCTCCGTGTGCGGATTGTGTTTCAGTCAGTCTTCAAGCCTTAAGCAGCATATGAGAATACACACTGGAGATATGCCTTACAAGTGCTCTAAATGTAATAGAATATTCAGACAGCGCAGCACCCTTAAATACCATGAATATTTGCACACCTGA
- the LOC128615322 gene encoding zinc finger protein 165: MQLQNVEDVPRLNLWCNGEPQHTDQTVLKTCAVKLVDIRKTQGLNSNITSEENLPTGVPGESSMFDGDQETLQAQLKMSSVRLVDYRKAKAEDKSSRFDGDQQTLHTQLKIGLVRLVDCGKFQSRKATAEDKLDDKAYHHDYNSPDKSNRFHGDQQTLHTQLKMSLVRLVDCGKILSRKATAEGKPEGRAYEHENKNSDFISSSKSSRFDGGQQTLQAQLKMSSVRLEDCSKLQNRKATAEGKPEDETYDHESKNNDFIPSSKSRQSSSEDEEDKSTSQEQTIKRKTPRKVTFGKSVDALRLSGNRNALCKGRRVYQCSRCSRSFRSSFAFGRHQKVHTEEKHYY, from the exons ATGCAGCTGCAGAACGTGGAGGATGTGCCCAGGCTTAACTTGTGGTGTAATGGCGAACCGCAGCACACAGATCAGACGGTGTTAAAGACGTGTGCAGTGAAACTGGTGGATATCAGAAAAACACAGGGTCTGAATTCAAACATAACATCAGAAGAAAATCTTCCCACTGGag TTCCAGGTGAATCCAGCATGTTTGATGGAGACCAGGAGACACTGCAGGCTCAATTAAAGATGAGTTCGGTGAGACTGGTGGATTACAGAAAAGCAAAAGCTGAGG ATAAATCCAGCAGGTTTGATGGAGACCAGCAAACACTGCACACTCAATTGAAGATAGGTTTGGTGAGACTGGTGGATTGTGGAAAATTTCAAAGCAGAAAAGCAACAGCTGAGGACAAACTAGACGACAAGGCTTATCATCACGACTACAACA GTCCAGATAAATCCAACAGGTTTCATGGAGACCAGCAAACACTGCACACTCAGTTAAAGATGAGTTTGGTGAGACTGGTGGATTGTGGAAAAATACTAAGCAGAAAAGCAACAGCTGAGGGCAAACCAGAGGGCAGAGCTTatgaacatgaaaacaaaaacagcgaTTTTATTTCTTCCA gTAAATCCAGCAGGTTTGATGGAGGCCAGCAAACATTACAGGCTCAATTAAAGATGAGTTCAGTCAGGCTGGAGGATTGCAGCAAattacaaaacagaaaagcaacAGCTGAGGGTAAACCAGAAGATGAGACTTATGATCATGAATCCAAGAACAATGATTTTATTCCTTCCA GCAAGTCCAGACAGTCATCTTCTGAGGATGAAGAGGATAAAAGTACCTCACAAGAACAAACGATCAAAAGAAAGACCCCCAGAAAAGTTACGTTTGGGAAGAGCGTCGACGCATTACGTCTTTCAGGCAACCGTAATGCACTTTGTAAGGGACGAAGGGTGTATCAGTGCAGCCGGTGCAGTAGGAGTTTCAGAAGTTCATTTGCTTTTGGAAGACATCAAAAAGTGCATACAGAAGAGAAGCATTACTATTAG